From Nymphalis io chromosome 29, ilAglIoxx1.1, whole genome shotgun sequence:
ATTTCCTATtttgtttgtgtatttatatatacctgATGTATTTGTTGAGGTTGTTGTATGGTCTGCCGGTGACCTTCTGTTTCAACCACCACTTGCTCCATGAACGTACTGCCGCTtgctgaaattttatataataataaatacatagtacacagattaaattttattatttttgtttatgttcaATATCCTTAGAAATCTGAGACAAAACAGCTTTGACTTAAGCCGAAAATCGACATTGGGTCGGGCTTTAATTTTAGAGTGAATTTTAAGATcaattaatttttgataattataatttgtcttGGGAGTTTGAATTtggtaatacataaataaatcaattcaataacagtatttttttttatataaaatcggatacaataataaaattatgtacttattagatatattaatttaaaatttgattaatattaattgttagccaatgtttatgttttaaatttcaagtttcaAGACTGAGTAGTTTTGGCTGGGATCATGTACgtgtgtatatttaataataataataaaattttatttacacccaaaagaATCATGTGcacaatttgtttgcagtattatctaaatctagggtttttatataatcaacacTGGTGGTGGTGGTCACCTCTctcagaaaataatataaattgtaccatCAGAGTCAGCGATTCAGTATGTATGCGAGTTTCTTTATTATACAACTTTTAAATGTCTGAACAGATATTAATGCACTGATTATTGAAAATTGGTGTTTGAATCCTTGAGTCATCCTGAGTGACactgcttatatattttttaatttttagttattttttagcAGGACAGTcttgtgttttaattttctacaatttcataattaattattaaatatagattatttagtTAACATGTAGATAAAAAACAACTCACTTGTAGTATTATTACCACCAGCATTAGTCGCTCCCTCACAACCAAAGAGACAATGTTGCACCGTCCAGCGGGGCTCGAATGGTATATGGGTTTTGACCTGAAATTGTTTGGAACTGTTATACAATATACTATAATGTATGTACTTTGTTGCTATCCCTTCCAGCTTCCCATGGATGAACATAGAAGAAGGTTTACATAGAATGCTTACACTGTAATACAAACATGATAATAAATAAGGTTTGACACCAGATACAAACCTTCAACTCGGTGGTCAGCATGAGGATATGTCTGCACGGCAACCGGAACACCTTGCTGAAGAGACACGAACACTCCTGAGTCGACGTCCCGTACTTGCATATCGCCGCACTGCTATGCCTTCTGCGTCAaacgttataattaaaacacagcTATGTCTAAATTATAAAACTCACCCTAAATAATTACTTGGTGGTGAGGTCAACTGGGCAGGGAAAGCTCATTGGTTACAATTGGTGAATCTTAAACAATGTTTGGGGGTTCAAACCCATATAAGGCCACTGACTTCGAGGTCCTGGCTTCAAGTGCTTAGGCAgccaggagtctggaagttacaAGTGTATACACTGGCctgcctcggagagcacgtgaagccgttggtcctgcgtctgaattctttccagtcgtgtcggattgccatctcatcggattgtgagagtgagGGAAAAGAGTGCATTGgtatttacgcacacacttgtgccctaTAATATGTCGTGCGGAGTCCTTCGCTGCCACCATGAGCGAAATCGGTCAGTGGAACATCATCATACTATCTGGTTCAATATCACTGACCTGCCCGCTCTGTCGTCGAGGCACTTCTGGGCGAGCTTCGTCTGGTGACTCATTAGGTTGTATGCGTACTGCGTTATCGTGTCCGTGGGCGACTGCTTCAACGTTTCCGTATCCTGGAACCGTGTAAGTATCAATATAATGGCTAAGCAATGTTAAtgttaatagctctgctatattatttatttataattacaacacGATTTCACTTAATTACCCGgatccactttaatttttctaaattcaaaatgcAATAAAAGTAACAGATTTTAGATTGTTCTTTGGAGAACTTTTGAATCGTGGTTTGACAAGATTATTGCCCAGTTCCTCTTACAGTACACTATAACACTATTAATGTCATTTCCATACTCTTGCTATTCAGTTCCGAACTACATACTATAAAGCATTAGtatgacaatataatataatatcccgggacatttttcacacacggccatctgatcccaaattaagcttgtacaaagcttgtgctgtggaaaccagacaactgatatactacatatactacttttcttttgtaaatacatacttatatagataataacacccagactcaggacaaacagacatgttcatgcacacaaatgtctgtcctgggtgggaatcgaacccacaaccttcggcgtgaaaggcaagtgtctaccaatcacgccaaccggctcataaaaacaataaaatactacGAAATGTAAATCAAAGccaaaaagtacttttttagGGAACACtagtgaataataataactttaaaataaatagttttattataaaactgtaaCTGGTTACAGTAGATAACATACCCGTAGCCTACTGACAGCGAAGCTTCGTCGCTCGTCTTCGAGCTGGTTGGCGACGTTGAAGAACAGCGAGACGAACTCGTCCGGTTGCATCTGACTGCGGACGAGGCCCTGGAACTTCGCGACTAGGCGCTCCAGGCCCTGGAAACATGACAAGTCACAGTCGGGCCTTGAAGAGctgtttaaatatcaataacagcctgtgaatgtcccactgctgggctaaggcctcctctcccctttatTAGGAGAAGGtattgagcttattccaccacggtgctccagtgcgggttggtgaaatacacatgtggcagaatttcaatgaaattagacacatgcaggtttcctgacgatgttttccgtcaccgtataacacgagatgaattataatcacaaataaagcacataaaaattcagtggtgcttgcccgggtttgaacccacgatcgtcggttaagattcacgcgttctcaccactgggccatcgcaaatataaatgaatgtaatCGTCAGGCGAGGCGGTCGCGGGCACCTTGTGCAGGATGTTGGTGTAGTTGTCGGGCTCGAGCCAGGCGTCGAGGCGCGCCACGGCGCCGCCCGCGCGCGTGAGCTGCTCCCACATGCGCAGCGTGCCGGCGCCCGTGCCGATGACGGCGCGCTTGAGCACCTGCAGCTGCGCCGGCGTGTGGTCGCCGCGCAGCAGCGCCAGCGCGTAGGTCTTGGCGCGCGCCGCCACGTCGTCGGGCGCGAGCGCGGGCGCGTCGGGctcgcgcgccgccgccgccgcccgcgccgccgcgcgcgccgcctgcCACACGCTGCACGACACGTGCGCCGCCGGGAACGCGCCGCGCACGTCCTGCTGGCTCTTCGTGGGGTCGCACACCACGCAGCGCACCTGCCGCCACGCCGGGTTGCACGACTTGAACGTCTCCAGCAGCCACGTCAGGTCCTCGCCGATCAGCGTCGATATACCTGGACGattcgatttaaatattttgcttgATTCGCGTCACCGAGGTCCCCCAGTGGACCGACGGGTCGATAAAATATACCTGCACTAACGATGACTGATTTTCCATTGCCGTCCTCGGCTAGGAACAACGTGACGTTGTGTTTGACGCTTGGGTTGTTCGTTCCGCCCACTGTTGGAATTGCACTGTTGAACTCTATGCCTGAaaacatatgaataaaaattaattattaaataactacagcaaaactaaattaattgtataaaatataagacaacGGTTACAAGTATACATAGAAAAACActatgaatattttgattttgccaCTCTGAATTATACACTGCATCTGTCTAATTTGGGTACATCAagatgtttatgtatatttagatgGCACTGTGTCTACTTTAAACAAT
This genomic window contains:
- the LOC126779476 gene encoding uncharacterized protein LOC126779476 isoform X2, with amino-acid sequence MDKKSKKKTVIKRKSDDQGDGEKKQKMINRAKNDDEKDKIEVQVNQVVEVPVEQGQQIVHTGQLVEGNFEQPVFVNMKGEPVQLGPNTVILYEQSGNPSNFAFGGMWSMDSSGRIVMAETIYDVKGEPEEEGSTFVQNATEVNNQPVEEASNTYQQFELSNNTQVEGQEYEVAIIENPGDASDRAEGQIITTEAQLVATGAGAVRWLNQKYDFVVRKLQLNYDAGVKLLHSQSGCIQCVYLTTPSMQLAFNAVPQFLCIETGIEFNSAIPTVGGTNNPSVKHNVTLFLAEDGNGKSVIVSAGISTLIGEDLTWLLETFKSCNPAWRQVRCVVCDPTKSQQDVRGAFPAAHVSCSVWQAARAAARAAAAAREPDAPALAPDDVAARAKTYALALLRGDHTPAQLQVLKRAVIGTGAGTLRMWEQLTRAGGAVARLDAWLEPDNYTNILHKGLERLVAKFQGLVRSQMQPDEFVSLFFNVANQLEDERRSFAVSRLRDTETLKQSPTDTITQYAYNLMSHQTKLAQKCLDDRAGRHSSAAICKYGTSTQECSCLFSKVFRLPCRHILMLTTELKVKTHIPFEPRWTVQHCLFGCEGATNAGGNNTTTSGSTFMEQVVVETEGHRQTIQQPQQIHQVGGVRQQQYVLATPGQPATPVSQVIFCGGGVGGVGGGAPVITSVLPSGGAVLTPHHALHH
- the LOC126779476 gene encoding uncharacterized protein LOC126779476 isoform X1: MDKKSKKKTVIKRKSDDQGDGEKKQKMINRAKNDDEKDKIEVQVNQVVEVPVEQGQQIVHTGQLVEGNFEQPVFVNMKGEPVQLGPNTVILYEQSGNPSNFAFGGMWSMDSSGRIVMAETIYDVKGEPEEEGSTFVQNATEVNNQPVEEASNTYQQFELSNNTQVEGQEYEVAIIENPGDASDRAEGQIITTEAQLVATGAGAVRWLNQKYDFVVRKLQLNYDAGVKLLHSQSGCIQCVYLTTPSMQLAFNAVPQFLCIETGIEFNSAIPTVGGTNNPSVKHNVTLFLAEDGNGKSVIVSAGISTLIGEDLTWLLETFKSCNPAWRQVRCVVCDPTKSQQDVRGAFPAAHVSCSVWQAARAAARAAAAAREPDAPALAPDDVAARAKTYALALLRGDHTPAQLQVLKRAVIGTGAGTLRMWEQLTRAGGAVARLDAWLEPDNYTNILHKGLERLVAKFQGLVRSQMQPDEFVSLFFNVANQLEDERRSFAVSRLRDTETLKQSPTDTITQYAYNLMSHQTKLAQKCLDDRAGRRHSSAAICKYGTSTQECSCLFSKVFRLPCRHILMLTTELKVKTHIPFEPRWTVQHCLFGCEGATNAGGNNTTTSGSTFMEQVVVETEGHRQTIQQPQQIHQVGGVRQQQYVLATPGQPATPVSQVIFCGGGVGGVGGGAPVITSVLPSGGAVLTPHHALHH